Proteins encoded together in one Yersinia mollaretii ATCC 43969 window:
- a CDS encoding alpha-2-macroglobulin family protein: MNHSGLQRIISVIKGRQAAIGVSGMLLSAALLLAGCDDSNKTGESAAPAPVTTQATAPVADASVNKPKDAAALAELAKRHLGQPISLLDASELQLDGASAMVLTFSQPLDPNQDFAAQVHLVDTVSGKIDGGWELSDNLMELRLRHLKPERKLLLTVDSTLKGVGGAQLGAQQQQKITTRDIKPSVGFASKGSLLPGKLAQGLPVMALNVDNVDVNFFRIKQDSLANFLATWQYRSALSNWESDDLLKMADLVYTGRFDLNPAANTREKLLLPLADIKPLQESGVYLAVMQQAGHYSYTNAATLFTLSDIGVSLHSYHNRIDLFTQALAGGAALKGVSVQLLNDKGQVLAQAETDAQGHAQLEKNANAKLLLASQDGQTSLIDLNAPALDLAEFDIAGPEGFQKQFFVFGPRDLYRPGETLIVNGLLRDADGKPLTTQPVKVDILKPDSQVVRSFVWQPQEGLYQYQYAIPEAGPTGEWSLRLDLGDNQPRLYKFKVEDFLPERMALEIAASKEPIATDSEASFAVTGRYLYGAPASGNRLQGQLFLRPLREAVASLPGFEFGSIIEENLSRTLDEFDTTLDSDGETDVAVENSWQSAQSPLKVILQASLLESGGRPVTRRAEQAVWPADALAGIRPLFNKQQVYDYRSDSYKSQAMVDQDTQADFEIVYANAEGEKQAVEGLKVKLIRERRDYYWQWSESDGWQSLFDKKDLQLAEQTVNIAANGSAKVSFPVEWGAYRIEVSNPDNTLVSSSRFWAGYSWQDNTAGSGAVRPDQVKLTLDKPAYRPGEKVKLHIEAPAAGNGYLLVESSDGPLWWQEMTIPAGGTEVEVPINSGWNRHDLYLSATVIRPGDKAQQATPKRAIGLLHLPLVDETRKLALQLDTPARIRPNQTLTVKVKASRTGAPLPEKVQVLLSAVDSGILNITDYATPDPYDAFFGRKRYSADRYDVYGQLIEGQGRLASLRFGGDGDDEDALSRGGKKPITEVTIVAQQAQPVTLNAQGEGTVELAIPDFNGELRVMAQAWSDEDFGKAESKVVVAAPLIAQLATPRFLAGGDSTELALDLSNLSGQPQTVSLQWAASELLALKGEPTQSVTLAAGERKTVLIPVRALNGFGQGDIGLTITGMVLPDEKLPDYQHHWKIGVRPAYPAQTRHFANVLRSGDSWSLPAEATAGLVPETVQGQLLVTSRPPLNLARYISELYAYPYGCLEQTVSGLYPSLYSNHAQLTALGIKADSDEKRRQSIDVGIEHLLSMQRHNGGFGLWSNDSPEEFWLTAYATDFLYRASQQGYSVPVAALTAANTRLQRYLQDPNQIEIRYSEQTKHTRFAVQAYAGLVLAQQQQASLGALRQLYTRSSDARSGLPLVQLGVALKLMGDMPRAKEAINQGLNTTRSDKDYWLEDYGSSVRDDALILALLTDNNLLPEARDTRLLALSNALVGRSYLSTQESNALFLAGRTLMSGAETPWQLAIAPQAASLADSTTLTQSTALNQNWSAQQLAAGMQLQNRGDTPVYSRVDVVGYPQQTPAPFSRNLHISRSYIGLDGQPLQLSQLKSGELVLVHLDVWADQRVPDALVVDLLPAGLELENQNLGDSSASLGESANSVTELLQDMQQSDIKHQEFRDDRYVAAVSVDGYRHTTLLYLARAVTPGVYQVPAPQVESMYVPDWRALGVTPMQLEIVK, translated from the coding sequence ATGAATCACAGTGGTTTGCAACGGATAATCTCAGTCATAAAAGGGCGTCAGGCGGCAATAGGGGTCAGTGGCATGTTGTTGAGTGCCGCACTGCTATTAGCGGGCTGTGATGACAGCAATAAAACAGGCGAGAGTGCCGCGCCAGCCCCTGTCACCACACAGGCCACCGCACCAGTGGCTGACGCCTCGGTGAACAAACCCAAAGATGCGGCGGCTTTGGCCGAGCTGGCAAAACGCCATCTGGGTCAGCCAATCAGCTTGTTGGATGCCTCTGAGCTGCAACTCGATGGGGCCAGCGCCATGGTGCTGACCTTCTCGCAACCGCTAGACCCCAATCAGGATTTCGCCGCGCAAGTGCATCTGGTGGATACCGTCAGTGGCAAAATCGACGGCGGTTGGGAGCTATCAGACAACCTGATGGAGCTGCGTCTACGCCACCTCAAACCTGAGCGCAAACTACTGCTTACCGTCGATAGCACCCTGAAAGGGGTCGGGGGCGCGCAGTTGGGTGCCCAGCAACAGCAGAAAATTACCACCCGTGACATCAAACCCAGTGTCGGCTTTGCCAGCAAAGGCTCTTTACTGCCGGGTAAACTGGCGCAGGGCCTGCCAGTGATGGCACTGAATGTCGATAATGTCGACGTCAACTTCTTCCGCATTAAGCAAGACAGCTTGGCTAACTTCCTCGCCACTTGGCAGTACCGCAGTGCACTCTCTAACTGGGAGTCGGACGATCTGCTGAAAATGGCCGATTTAGTCTATACCGGTCGTTTTGATCTCAATCCCGCTGCCAATACCCGCGAAAAACTGCTGCTGCCACTGGCTGATATCAAGCCGCTGCAAGAGTCCGGTGTCTATCTGGCGGTGATGCAACAAGCGGGTCACTACAGCTATACCAATGCCGCTACCCTATTTACCCTGAGTGATATCGGGGTTTCGCTGCACAGCTACCATAATCGCATCGACCTCTTTACTCAGGCGCTGGCGGGCGGTGCCGCCTTGAAAGGCGTCTCAGTGCAACTGCTGAATGATAAAGGTCAAGTGCTGGCACAGGCCGAAACCGATGCTCAGGGCCATGCGCAGCTAGAGAAAAATGCCAATGCCAAGCTGCTATTGGCGTCACAGGATGGGCAGACCAGCCTGATTGACCTCAATGCGCCCGCGCTGGATCTGGCGGAGTTTGATATTGCTGGGCCAGAAGGCTTCCAGAAGCAGTTCTTTGTCTTTGGCCCGCGCGACCTCTATCGCCCCGGTGAAACCTTAATTGTCAATGGCTTACTGCGCGATGCGGACGGTAAACCGCTGACCACTCAACCGGTCAAGGTGGATATTCTTAAGCCGGATAGTCAAGTGGTACGCAGCTTTGTCTGGCAGCCGCAAGAGGGGTTGTATCAATACCAATACGCGATTCCTGAAGCTGGCCCAACGGGGGAGTGGTCACTGCGCCTAGATTTGGGTGATAACCAGCCGCGCCTCTACAAATTTAAAGTGGAGGATTTCCTGCCAGAGCGCATGGCGCTGGAGATTGCCGCCAGTAAAGAGCCGATCGCCACTGACAGCGAAGCGAGCTTTGCGGTCACGGGCCGCTACCTTTATGGCGCGCCTGCATCGGGCAACCGCCTACAAGGCCAACTGTTCCTGCGCCCTCTGCGGGAAGCGGTCGCCTCGCTGCCCGGTTTTGAATTTGGTTCCATTATCGAAGAGAACCTCTCCCGCACCTTGGATGAGTTTGATACCACCCTTGACAGTGACGGCGAAACTGATGTGGCAGTAGAGAATAGCTGGCAGAGTGCCCAATCGCCGCTGAAAGTGATTTTACAGGCCAGCTTGCTGGAGTCGGGTGGGCGTCCGGTCACGCGCCGTGCAGAACAGGCGGTGTGGCCTGCCGACGCGCTGGCGGGGATTCGTCCGCTGTTCAATAAGCAGCAAGTTTATGATTACCGCAGCGACAGCTATAAGTCGCAGGCGATGGTCGATCAGGATACCCAAGCTGATTTTGAAATTGTCTATGCCAATGCCGAGGGTGAAAAACAGGCGGTGGAGGGGCTAAAAGTCAAACTGATCCGCGAGCGCCGCGACTACTACTGGCAGTGGTCAGAAAGTGATGGTTGGCAGTCGCTGTTTGATAAAAAAGATCTCCAGTTGGCGGAGCAAACCGTCAATATTGCCGCCAATGGCAGTGCAAAAGTCAGCTTCCCAGTGGAGTGGGGCGCTTACCGCATTGAGGTGAGCAACCCGGATAACACATTGGTCAGCAGCTCGCGCTTCTGGGCCGGTTACAGTTGGCAGGATAACACCGCAGGCAGTGGCGCAGTGCGCCCAGATCAAGTCAAACTGACACTGGATAAACCTGCCTATCGCCCCGGCGAGAAAGTGAAATTGCATATTGAAGCGCCCGCCGCGGGTAATGGCTACTTGCTGGTGGAGTCCAGCGACGGCCCACTGTGGTGGCAGGAAATGACCATTCCTGCGGGCGGCACGGAAGTTGAGGTGCCGATTAACTCCGGCTGGAATCGTCATGATCTCTATCTCAGCGCGACCGTGATCCGGCCGGGCGACAAAGCGCAACAGGCGACGCCAAAACGGGCGATTGGCCTGCTGCATCTGCCACTGGTGGATGAAACCCGCAAACTGGCGCTGCAACTGGATACGCCTGCCCGAATTCGCCCGAATCAAACCTTAACTGTCAAAGTGAAAGCCAGCCGCACTGGTGCGCCGCTACCTGAAAAAGTGCAGGTGCTGCTCTCCGCCGTCGACAGCGGGATTTTAAATATCACCGATTACGCCACGCCGGACCCTTACGACGCCTTCTTTGGTCGTAAACGCTACAGTGCGGATCGCTATGATGTTTATGGGCAACTCATTGAAGGGCAGGGGCGGTTAGCCAGCTTACGATTTGGCGGGGATGGTGATGACGAAGATGCGCTCTCCCGTGGCGGTAAAAAACCGATTACTGAAGTGACCATTGTGGCGCAGCAAGCCCAGCCAGTGACCTTGAATGCGCAGGGGGAGGGGACCGTCGAGCTGGCGATTCCTGATTTTAATGGCGAATTGCGAGTGATGGCGCAAGCTTGGAGTGACGAAGATTTCGGTAAAGCCGAGTCTAAAGTGGTAGTCGCGGCTCCACTGATTGCACAACTGGCGACCCCGCGCTTCTTGGCGGGGGGCGACAGCACCGAGCTGGCACTGGACTTAAGTAATTTATCCGGCCAGCCACAAACAGTATCACTGCAATGGGCCGCCAGTGAGTTACTGGCACTCAAAGGCGAGCCAACTCAATCGGTTACGCTGGCAGCGGGTGAGCGCAAAACCGTGCTGATTCCGGTTCGCGCGCTGAACGGTTTCGGGCAGGGTGATATCGGCCTGACGATTACGGGCATGGTGCTACCGGATGAAAAACTGCCAGATTATCAGCACCATTGGAAGATTGGCGTGCGCCCGGCTTATCCTGCCCAGACGCGCCATTTTGCTAATGTGCTGCGCAGCGGTGATAGCTGGAGCCTGCCTGCGGAGGCCACTGCAGGGTTAGTACCAGAAACCGTGCAAGGGCAACTGCTGGTCACCAGCCGCCCACCGCTGAATTTGGCGCGTTATATCAGCGAGTTATACGCCTATCCCTATGGCTGCCTCGAGCAGACAGTAAGTGGGTTGTACCCGTCGCTTTACAGCAACCATGCGCAGTTGACCGCGCTGGGTATTAAGGCAGATAGCGATGAAAAACGGCGTCAAAGCATTGATGTGGGGATTGAGCATCTGCTCAGTATGCAGCGCCATAATGGCGGCTTTGGTCTGTGGAGCAATGATAGCCCGGAAGAGTTCTGGCTGACCGCTTACGCCACTGACTTCCTGTATCGTGCCAGCCAGCAGGGCTACAGTGTGCCGGTGGCGGCATTAACTGCCGCCAATACCCGCTTGCAGCGCTACTTGCAAGATCCCAATCAGATTGAGATTCGCTACAGCGAGCAGACCAAGCACACCCGTTTTGCGGTGCAGGCGTATGCCGGCTTGGTGCTGGCACAACAGCAACAGGCGTCATTGGGAGCCTTGCGCCAACTCTATACCCGCAGCAGTGACGCCCGCTCCGGTTTGCCGCTGGTGCAACTGGGGGTCGCGCTGAAGTTGATGGGCGATATGCCGCGAGCCAAAGAGGCCATCAATCAGGGGCTGAATACCACCCGCAGTGACAAAGATTACTGGCTGGAAGATTACGGCAGTTCAGTGCGCGATGATGCGCTGATTCTGGCGCTATTGACCGACAATAACTTGCTGCCAGAGGCGCGGGATACCCGCCTGTTGGCCCTCTCTAATGCGCTGGTGGGCCGCAGTTATCTCTCAACGCAAGAGAGCAACGCACTGTTCTTGGCGGGGCGCACCTTGATGAGTGGCGCTGAGACGCCGTGGCAACTGGCGATTGCGCCACAGGCGGCGTCACTCGCGGATAGCACCACTTTGACGCAGAGCACGGCGCTGAACCAAAATTGGTCAGCACAACAACTGGCCGCGGGGATGCAACTGCAAAACCGAGGTGATACCCCGGTTTATAGTCGCGTCGATGTAGTAGGTTATCCGCAGCAAACCCCCGCGCCATTTAGCCGTAATCTGCATATCAGCCGCAGCTATATCGGGCTTGATGGTCAGCCGTTGCAGCTATCACAACTGAAAAGTGGTGAATTGGTGCTGGTGCATCTGGATGTCTGGGCTGATCAGCGGGTGCCCGATGCACTGGTGGTGGACCTGCTGCCCGCCGGTTTGGAGCTAGAAAACCAAAATCTGGGTGACAGTAGCGCCAGTCTGGGCGAAAGCGCTAACAGTGTGACTGAGCTATTGCAGGATATGCAGCAGTCAGATATCAAGCATCAGGAGTTCCGCGACGATCGCTATGTGGCGGCAGTCAGTGTCGATGGCTATCGCCACACCACACTGCTCTATCTGGCGCGCGCCGTCACACCGGGCGTCTATCAGGTGCCCGCGCCACAAGTGGAGTCGATGTATGTGCCGGATTGGCGGGCATTAGGGGTTACCCCGATGCAACTTGAAATCGTTAAGTAA
- the sseB gene encoding enhanced serine sensitivity protein SseB has translation MSLPQPPIDDNHDHHHHDDDQSLESLLKLAATESIHRIAFFRALLEATVLVLVDPSAQGSEEGEMSFTAGNGVNILHWEKQDGESVIPFFTSVEVLQQALDLAEDHPIDSEKQPFVAMPVRVLFEMTQGAHLFLNPKSEHGKEFWPQEVAMLLENGGLAQPAEMTVDKESQILLGQPEEYPAAMVDALIQLFSQRKSVRRAFLALMHDKSVDEKPNLLVGLEVDGTEEEIDQLIQEAGNIASDHAPDDSPVDFCLVSEKERGVSHYLMTHTQAFYQRKWGSWLRNVIPSTSH, from the coding sequence ATGAGTTTGCCGCAACCCCCCATTGATGATAACCACGATCATCACCACCATGACGATGATCAGAGTCTGGAGTCCCTGCTTAAGCTGGCGGCGACGGAGTCGATTCACCGTATCGCCTTTTTCCGCGCCTTGCTGGAGGCCACGGTTTTAGTGCTGGTGGATCCTTCGGCGCAGGGCAGTGAAGAGGGCGAGATGAGCTTCACGGCGGGCAATGGGGTCAATATTCTGCACTGGGAAAAGCAGGATGGTGAATCTGTTATTCCTTTCTTCACCTCAGTCGAGGTGCTGCAACAGGCGCTGGATCTGGCCGAAGATCACCCTATCGACAGCGAAAAGCAGCCTTTTGTCGCCATGCCAGTGCGGGTGTTATTCGAAATGACGCAGGGCGCACATCTGTTTTTGAACCCGAAATCTGAGCACGGCAAAGAGTTCTGGCCACAAGAGGTGGCGATGCTGCTGGAAAATGGCGGTTTAGCTCAACCCGCTGAAATGACAGTGGATAAAGAGAGCCAAATTTTGCTCGGGCAGCCGGAAGAGTACCCTGCGGCGATGGTGGACGCGCTAATCCAACTCTTCAGCCAGCGTAAATCGGTGCGCCGGGCATTTTTGGCGCTGATGCATGATAAGAGTGTGGACGAGAAACCTAACTTATTGGTGGGGCTAGAGGTAGATGGCACGGAAGAGGAGATTGACCAGCTAATTCAAGAGGCTGGCAATATCGCCAGTGACCATGCGCCCGATGATAGCCCAGTCGATTTTTGTCTGGTGAGTGAGAAAGAGCGCGGCGTCAGCCACTATCTGATGACCCATACTCAGGCGTTTTATCAGCGCAAATGGGGCAGTTGGCTCAGAAATGTGATCCCGTCTACTAGCCATTAG
- the pepB gene encoding aminopeptidase PepB, which yields MTTETMQISLSDKPADARWGEKALLSTDAKGMTIHLTANGKLGAIQRAARKIDGQGIKQVKLAGEGWGLEQSWAFWQGFRGPKGQRSVEWAELPENEKTELEQRLKIIDWVRDTINAPAEDLGPEQLAKNAIDLMCAVSCDAVTYRITKGEDLREQGYAGIYTVGRGSDRAPVLLALDYNPTGNPDAPVMACLVGKGITFDSGGYSLKQSAFMDSMKSDMGGAATVTGALALAAARGLKERVKLYLCCADNMVSGNAFKLGDIIRYRNGKTVEIMNTDAEGRLVLADGLIDASEQKAPLIIDAATLTGAAKTALGNDYHALFSFDDELAQELLNSAKSEHEPFWRLPLAEFHRSQLPSNFAELNNVAGAAYSAGASTAAAFLSHFVKDYQQGWLHIDCSATYRKGAVDQWSAGATGLGVRTIANLLLAKAK from the coding sequence ATGACAACCGAAACAATGCAAATATCTCTATCCGATAAGCCTGCCGATGCCCGTTGGGGCGAAAAAGCGCTGCTCAGCACTGATGCTAAGGGCATGACCATTCACCTGACGGCGAACGGCAAATTGGGGGCTATCCAACGTGCCGCCCGCAAGATAGATGGGCAAGGTATTAAGCAGGTCAAACTGGCCGGTGAGGGCTGGGGACTGGAGCAAAGCTGGGCATTCTGGCAAGGGTTCCGTGGGCCAAAAGGCCAGCGCAGCGTTGAGTGGGCAGAACTGCCAGAGAACGAAAAAACCGAGCTGGAACAGCGCCTTAAAATTATCGACTGGGTGCGCGACACCATTAATGCGCCCGCAGAGGACTTAGGCCCAGAGCAACTGGCGAAAAACGCCATTGATTTGATGTGTGCCGTCTCCTGTGATGCCGTCACCTACCGCATCACCAAAGGTGAAGATCTGCGCGAGCAGGGTTATGCCGGGATCTATACCGTCGGGCGCGGCTCTGATCGCGCGCCGGTATTATTGGCGCTGGACTATAACCCGACCGGCAATCCAGATGCACCAGTGATGGCCTGTCTGGTCGGCAAGGGAATTACCTTTGATTCAGGCGGCTATAGCCTGAAACAGAGCGCGTTTATGGATTCCATGAAATCCGATATGGGTGGTGCGGCGACCGTGACCGGGGCTTTGGCGCTGGCAGCGGCCCGTGGGCTGAAGGAGCGCGTGAAGCTCTATCTCTGTTGTGCCGACAATATGGTGAGCGGCAATGCCTTTAAGCTGGGTGATATTATCCGTTACCGCAATGGTAAGACGGTCGAAATCATGAACACCGATGCGGAAGGGCGTTTGGTCTTGGCTGATGGCTTGATTGATGCTTCAGAGCAGAAAGCGCCTTTGATTATTGATGCAGCCACCTTAACTGGCGCGGCAAAAACCGCACTGGGCAATGATTACCATGCACTGTTCAGTTTCGATGATGAGTTGGCGCAAGAACTGCTGAACAGTGCAAAAAGTGAGCATGAACCTTTCTGGCGCTTACCTTTGGCTGAATTCCATCGCAGCCAGTTGCCGTCCAATTTTGCTGAGTTGAATAATGTGGCGGGTGCCGCTTACAGCGCGGGTGCTAGCACCGCAGCGGCTTTCTTGTCCCATTTTGTGAAAGATTACCAGCAAGGCTGGCTGCATATTGACTGTTCTGCCACTTACCGTAAAGGTGCGGTGGATCAGTGGTCCGCTGGTGCTACTGGGCTAGGTGTGCGGACCATTGCCAACTTGCTGTTGGCGAAAGCAAAATAA
- the iscX gene encoding Fe-S cluster assembly protein IscX translates to MSLTWQDTREIGEALYDQFPDLDPKTVRFTDMHQWICDLEEFDDDPQGSNEKVLEAILLVWLDEFS, encoded by the coding sequence ATGAGCTTAACTTGGCAAGATACCCGTGAGATTGGCGAAGCCCTTTACGACCAATTCCCCGATCTTGATCCTAAAACGGTGCGCTTTACCGATATGCATCAGTGGATTTGTGATTTGGAAGAGTTTGATGATGATCCGCAAGGATCAAATGAAAAAGTGCTGGAAGCTATTTTGTTGGTCTGGTTAGATGAATTTAGCTAA
- the fdx gene encoding ISC system 2Fe-2S type ferredoxin: MPKIVFLPHKDLCPDGAVLEATQGETILDVALRNGIDIEHACEMSCACTTCHCVVREGFDSLPESSELEDDMLDKAWGLEPESRLSCQARVTDEDLVVEIPRYTINHAREH, translated from the coding sequence ATGCCCAAAATAGTATTTCTGCCCCATAAAGACCTTTGCCCGGATGGCGCAGTGCTGGAAGCAACCCAAGGTGAAACCATTCTGGATGTTGCCTTGCGCAATGGGATCGACATCGAGCACGCCTGCGAGATGTCCTGCGCCTGCACCACCTGCCACTGTGTGGTGCGCGAAGGTTTTGACTCTCTGCCAGAGAGTAGCGAGCTGGAAGATGACATGCTGGATAAAGCATGGGGTCTGGAGCCAGAGAGCCGCCTGAGCTGTCAGGCCAGAGTCACCGATGAAGATCTGGTGGTCGAGATCCCGCGTTACACCATCAACCATGCCCGGGAGCATTGA
- the hscA gene encoding Fe-S protein assembly chaperone HscA has protein sequence MALLQISEPGLMAAPHQRRLAAGIDLGTTNSLVATVRSGKAQTLADEQLRDLLPSVVHYQKNGIDVGWHAREFAALDPVNTISSVKRMMGRSLADIQQRYPNLPYQFQSSENGLPMIQTATGLVNPVQVSADILKTLAQRAQAALEGSLDGVVITVPAYFDDAQRQGTKDAARLAGLHVLRLLNEPTAAAIAYGLDSGQEGVIAVYDLGGGTFDISILRLSRGVFEVLATGGDSALGGDDFDHLLADWLREQAGINSRDDHSVQRQLLDAAIAAKIALSDADVAEVSVAGWQGQITRMQFESLIASLIKRTLMACRRALKDAGVTADEVLQVVMVGGSTRVPLVREQVGQFFGRTPLTSIDPDKVVAIGAAIQADILVGNKPDSDMLLLDVIPLSLGLETMGGLVEKVIPRNTTIPAARAQEFTTFKDGQSAMMIHVLQGERELVQDCRSLARFTLRGLPPLPAGGAHIRVTFQVDADGLLSVTAMEKSTGVEASIQVKPSYGLSDDEIANMIKDSMANAHADINARKLAEQQVEASRVLESLQGALAEDAALLSEQENAAIAQAITLLQQQMQGNDPQAIEAAIKALDTQTQDFAARRMDASIRRALAGHSVDEV, from the coding sequence ATGGCCTTATTACAAATTAGTGAGCCCGGTTTAATGGCGGCCCCACATCAACGTCGGTTAGCGGCGGGGATAGATTTAGGCACCACCAACTCATTGGTCGCCACGGTGCGCAGCGGCAAAGCGCAAACACTGGCAGATGAGCAGTTGCGGGATCTTTTGCCCTCAGTGGTGCATTATCAAAAAAATGGTATTGATGTCGGTTGGCATGCGCGCGAGTTTGCCGCACTGGATCCGGTCAATACCATCAGCTCAGTCAAACGCATGATGGGCCGCTCTTTGGCGGATATCCAGCAGCGTTACCCCAATTTGCCTTACCAATTCCAATCCAGCGAAAACGGCTTGCCGATGATCCAGACTGCGACGGGATTAGTCAATCCGGTGCAGGTCTCTGCGGATATCCTCAAAACCTTAGCGCAGCGTGCACAGGCGGCGCTGGAAGGGAGTCTGGATGGCGTGGTGATTACGGTTCCTGCCTATTTCGATGATGCACAGCGGCAGGGCACCAAAGATGCCGCGCGTCTGGCTGGGCTGCATGTGCTGCGCTTGTTGAATGAGCCCACCGCTGCGGCTATCGCTTATGGCTTGGACTCCGGCCAGGAAGGGGTGATCGCGGTTTACGATCTGGGGGGCGGCACTTTTGATATCTCCATTCTGCGTCTGAGCCGTGGTGTGTTTGAAGTACTGGCGACAGGTGGCGACTCCGCATTAGGTGGCGATGATTTCGACCATCTATTAGCTGATTGGCTGCGTGAGCAAGCAGGTATTAATTCCCGTGATGACCACAGTGTGCAACGGCAGCTACTTGATGCGGCGATTGCCGCCAAAATTGCCTTGAGTGATGCCGATGTTGCGGAGGTCTCTGTAGCGGGCTGGCAAGGGCAAATCACGCGGATGCAGTTTGAGTCGCTGATTGCCTCACTCATCAAACGCACATTAATGGCTTGTCGCCGCGCGCTGAAAGATGCGGGTGTCACGGCGGATGAAGTGCTGCAAGTGGTGATGGTCGGGGGATCGACCCGTGTTCCGCTGGTGCGTGAACAGGTGGGGCAATTCTTTGGTCGCACGCCGTTAACCTCGATTGATCCCGATAAAGTGGTCGCCATTGGCGCGGCTATTCAGGCTGATATTCTGGTGGGCAATAAGCCAGACAGCGACATGCTGCTGCTTGATGTTATCCCGCTCTCATTGGGGCTGGAGACGATGGGCGGTCTGGTGGAGAAAGTGATTCCACGTAACACCACCATTCCAGCAGCCCGCGCCCAAGAGTTCACCACCTTTAAAGATGGTCAGAGCGCGATGATGATCCATGTGCTGCAAGGTGAGCGCGAACTGGTGCAGGATTGCCGTTCACTTGCCCGTTTCACCTTGCGCGGTCTGCCGCCACTGCCGGCGGGTGGAGCGCATATTCGCGTCACTTTTCAGGTAGATGCGGATGGCCTATTGAGTGTCACGGCGATGGAGAAATCCACTGGCGTTGAGGCATCGATTCAGGTGAAGCCCTCTTATGGGCTGTCCGACGATGAAATTGCCAATATGATCAAAGATTCGATGGCGAATGCGCACGCCGATATCAATGCACGTAAGCTGGCGGAGCAGCAAGTCGAAGCCTCCCGTGTGCTGGAGAGTTTACAGGGCGCATTGGCGGAAGATGCTGCCCTCCTCAGTGAGCAAGAAAACGCAGCTATCGCGCAAGCGATAACGTTATTACAGCAGCAGATGCAGGGCAACGACCCCCAAGCAATCGAAGCTGCGATCAAGGCGTTAGATACACAAACGCAAGATTTTGCCGCGCGCCGGATGGATGCTTCTATTCGCCGTGCTTTGGCTGGCCATTCAGTGGATGAGGTTTAA
- the hscB gene encoding co-chaperone HscB — translation MDYFTLFGLPPRYQIDGNLVTTRYQELQRQFHPDRFANQPERERLASLQQAATINDAYQTLKHPLKRAEYMLSLQGFDLGNEQHTMHDTAFLMEQLELREELDAIERQPNAEALLAEFNRRLALMTQTRSQQMVEQLDQQQWESAADTVRKLRFLDKLQQQVEQLEERLFDDFS, via the coding sequence ATGGATTACTTTACATTATTCGGGTTGCCGCCTCGCTATCAGATTGACGGCAACCTAGTCACGACCCGCTATCAAGAATTGCAACGCCAATTCCACCCCGACCGTTTTGCAAACCAGCCTGAACGCGAGCGTTTGGCCTCTTTGCAACAAGCCGCGACCATCAATGATGCTTACCAAACCCTCAAGCACCCGTTAAAACGGGCCGAGTATATGCTATCTTTGCAGGGTTTTGATTTAGGCAATGAACAGCACACAATGCACGATACCGCGTTTCTGATGGAGCAGTTGGAGTTGCGTGAAGAGCTTGATGCTATCGAACGCCAACCCAATGCTGAAGCCCTGCTTGCGGAGTTCAATCGTCGTCTGGCGTTGATGACGCAAACGCGCAGTCAGCAGATGGTTGAGCAACTGGATCAACAGCAGTGGGAGTCCGCAGCAGATACAGTGCGGAAATTACGTTTTCTGGATAAATTGCAGCAGCAGGTTGAGCAGCTCGAAGAGCGCCTGTTCGACGATTTTTCTTGA
- the iscA gene encoding iron-sulfur cluster assembly protein IscA: MSISISDSAAQRVSAFLSHRGKGLGLRLGVRTSGCSGMAYVLEFVDEMNDDDIVFEDKGVKVIIDGKSMVYLDGTELDFVKEGLNEGFKFNNPNVSNECGCGESFNV, translated from the coding sequence ATGTCGATATCAATCAGCGACAGTGCTGCACAACGGGTCAGCGCTTTTTTGAGTCACCGTGGTAAGGGCTTAGGTCTGCGCTTGGGTGTCAGAACATCGGGCTGCTCCGGTATGGCATATGTGCTCGAATTTGTTGACGAAATGAACGATGACGATATCGTTTTTGAAGACAAGGGCGTGAAAGTGATCATCGACGGCAAGAGCATGGTCTATCTTGACGGCACCGAACTGGATTTCGTCAAAGAGGGGCTAAACGAAGGCTTTAAGTTCAACAATCCGAATGTCTCAAATGAGTGCGGATGTGGCGAAAGCTTTAACGTCTAA